A genomic window from Misgurnus anguillicaudatus unplaced genomic scaffold, ASM2758022v2 HiC_scaffold_29, whole genome shotgun sequence includes:
- the LOC141362880 gene encoding uncharacterized protein: protein MVYEKWNSRNFPELIRDGNYITIEELKTIRGLKPETVEYLSHNFDNYPKPVEFHITELTHVTNKSNFEKIWKSGGFKGFTDRNDIPWRHPVEPLSWWSLKINEENIRDAEQRYLEKKFPNRTQEQIAEQQPFLREFTTSPSFKNETSRYGNFRFTIPLTNLMESYKRNVCDGKDPVLRVYQTKIYKQEIVYAVLVHSPQMNEKFQNYPELTSDSQSLVFIQAGQIIWNAQAICETHNNQLILDEGMQKATVTPTQLQERFYVWDHVSLAFHLAEGKVLPFFNPKIDYCKIDELNLSRESNCPYDEALELLKKLCGTQ, encoded by the coding sequence GTTTATGAGAAGTGGAATTCCCGGAATTTTCCAGAATTAATCCGTGATGGAAATTACATTACAATAGAAGAACTGAAAACTATAAGAGGACTAAAACCAGAAACAGTTGAATATCTGTCACACAACTTCGACAATTATCCAAAACCTGTTGAGTTTCACATCACAGAGTTGACTCATGTCACAAACAAGAGTAACTTTGAGAAGATCTGGAAGTCTGGAGGATTCAAGGGATTTACAGATAGGAATGACATCCCGTGGAGGCATCCCGTGGAACCATTATCATGGTGGAGCTTGAAGATTAATGAAGAGAATATCAGAGACGCTGAGCAGCGTTATCTTGAGAAAAAGTTCCCAAACAGAACCCAAGAACAAATAGCAGAACAGCAGCCGTTCCTGAGGGAATTCACCACATCACCCTCTTTCAAAAATGAAACATCACGCTATGGAAACTTCCGGTTCACAATTCCTCTGACTAACCTAATGGAAAGCTACAAGCGTAACGTATGTGATGGTAAAGACCCAGTTCTCAGAGTTTATCAGACCAAAATTTACAAGCAGGAGATTGTGTATGCCGTTCTTGTTCACAGCCCTCAAATGAACGAGAAGTTTCAAAATTATCCAGAGCTTACATCTGACTCACAGTCACTGGTTTTTATACAGGCAGGTCAAATCATCTGGAACGCACAAGCCATTTGTGAAACCCACAACAATCAACTGATATTGGATGAGGGAATGCAAAAAGCTACTGTTACTCCCACACAACTTCAGGAAAGGTTTTATGTGTGGGATCATGTGAGCCTTGCCTTTCACCTCGCTGAGGGAAAGGTGCTTCCTTTCTTTAACCCAAAAATTGATTACTGTAAAATCGATGAATTAAATCTTTCAAGAGAATCTAACTGTCCATATGATGAAGCTTTAGAACTACTTAAGAAACTATGTGGAACGCAGTAG